Within Thermus sediminis, the genomic segment CGCGATACCCTGTCCACCCAGGCCTATCGCGCCTTGCGCAGGGCGATCCTGGCCCGCCAGTACCCCCCGGGGACCCGCCTTGTGGTCCGGGAATTGGCGGAGGCCCTGGGCCTCTCCCCCACCCCCATCAAGGAGGCCTTGGCGGCCCTGGCCCGCGAGGGACTCGTTCAGGCGATGCCCCATAAGGGCTACCAGGTGCCCGCCCCAAGCCCCCGGGATGTGCGGGAGATCTATGAGCTGCGAGAAGCCTTGGAGGGCTTGGCCGCACGCCTGGCCGCCCTTCGGGGGGAGAGGACCCTGGGCGAGCGCCTAGAGGCTCTTCTGAGGACCCAGGAAGAAGCCGCTGGGCGGGGGGATCTCGAGGCCTATGGCGACCTAGACCTGGCGTTTCACCGCACGCTCTGGGAAGCATCCGGAAACGAACGCCTGCGCCAAGCGGCGGAGAATCTCAACGGCCTGGTTCGCCTTCTAATAAGCACCACAGCCGCGCTTCCGGGGCGCCTCCCCGCGTCCTTAGTGGAGCACGGATTCATTCTAGAGCACATCCGAACTAAAGACCCCGAAGGGGCGGAGAACGCAATGCGCCACCACGTTAGGCAAGCTTGGAATGCTCTGGAGGCCTTCTTCGGCCTTAAGTAAACCCCCCAGATATGGAAATCGACCCCCCTTGATAGGGGAAAGTAAGGGGATCCTCATTGGGTCCTACGCCGCCCCCGGGCCTCGCCCAAACCATGGTCCCCGCTCCGCCGCTTGGCCCCTGCCGGGGGCGCAAGCACCCGCCCCTTTAGCTGGGCCATGCCGGGGGCGTTCAGAAGTAGTCCTCTTGCGCCAAAAGGTCCTCCAGATCCCGAGAAGGTCTCTTCCAAAGGGCCTTCGGGAAGCCGAGGGTCCAGGTGAGGGAAGGCTTAGCGGTCCAGAGACCAGGGGGAGGGGAAGGGGGCTTGGGAACGCCCCGGGGGACGGCCTGGGTCTTGGGCGAGGTGAGGTGGAAGAAGGCGTACAAGGGAGGTTTCACTGGAGTGGGACCGTTCCGTAACCCATCACATCCCTTCGTGTGCTACTTGATCTGGAGCACCTGGATGTGAAAAAGGGAGATGCTATGAACTCCCACCGGGAGCACCCCCTTTACCATCTTGGCGCAGAAACCCGCAAGATAGCCCCTTCGGAGCTAACCTGGTGGCTACCCACATCTGGGTAGGTCACGGGCGTAGCCCGTACCTCGCCGACCCGCTGAAGACCCTGGAGGCCCAAGGCTTCAAGCTCCCCAATCGGACCAGGCCTCTCCCTTTGGGTTAGAATGCCTTCCGGATGGCCCGAAGGCGAAGCAAGGACACCCCTCCCCTCCTGGACCTCAAGGAGCCCCGCCAGTTCGACGAGGCCAATGCGGCGCGGCTGGGGCTG encodes:
- a CDS encoding GntR family transcriptional regulator, giving the protein MEPKATIQRDTLSTQAYRALRRAILARQYPPGTRLVVRELAEALGLSPTPIKEALAALAREGLVQAMPHKGYQVPAPSPRDVREIYELREALEGLAARLAALRGERTLGERLEALLRTQEEAAGRGDLEAYGDLDLAFHRTLWEASGNERLRQAAENLNGLVRLLISTTAALPGRLPASLVEHGFILEHIRTKDPEGAENAMRHHVRQAWNALEAFFGLK